Genomic window (Deltaproteobacteria bacterium):
AGAGGCCATACAGGACATTACAGGGTACATCGAGATTTTCTATAATCGGCAAAGGAAACAGGCCAGGCTCCGGTTCCTGTCTACCGTGGCTTATCAACGGTGGTTCTATGAAAAACGACTGGCGGCATGAAAGGTTTGGTGTCCACTATTGACGACCGACCTCATTTTCTTTAAATCAATTTCTGCCCCACTCATGCCTCACTTTTTTCCGGGATTGCCAGGGAATCGCCGGGAAAGTTCCTCCGTTTACCATCTTCCGCACCAACAAAAGCTGTCCAATTTTCCCCATATGTCTCACGATCTATGGTATTATATTATCTAACATGCTATAAAACGCTTCAGGCTATCAGTACAAGTGTTTTTTATCATTACTGTTTAAGTGAGCGTTCTTATGTCCTTACTGAAAAGGCTGGCTATAGCCATTATGGCTTTGCTTTCCATCCTGTGTATGGGAACCGTGGGATTCCATTATCTGGAGGGATGGAGCTTCGCGGAGTCTCTCTACGCTACCGTCGTTACGCTTTCCACGGTCGGGTACGGCGATTTCATCCCCCATAGCGGTGAGGGGATGATGTTTACAGTTTTTCTCATCATCGTCGGGGTGGGAACAATGTTATATACAGTGGGCCTTATCACGGAGACGATGATCGAAGGGCGGCTCAATATAATTCTGGGCAAGGGGAGACTGGAGAAAATGATAAAAAAGATGCAGGATCATTATATTATCTGCGGTTGCGGACGGATTGGCCGTCTTATTTGCAGGGAACTCGCGGAAGAAAAAGTTGATTTCGTGGTAATTGACAATGACCAGGAAGTGATCCAGCGGATTGAAGAAGAAGGTTATCTCCATTATAAAGGCGACGCCACACAAGACAAGACCCTGCTGGCCGCCGGCATCAAGAAAGCCAAAGGCATCATCTGTGTGCTGCCCAGCGATGCGGAAAATCTTTATGTGATCCTGACGGCCCGAGAGCTAAATCAGGACATTTTTATCCTTTCCAGAGCCGGGGATGAAGAATCAGAGAAGCGCCTGCTGAGGGCCGGGGCGAATCGCGTGGAGTCTCCCTACATGATGGGGGGAATGAGGATGGCCATGGCTATTCTGAGACCGGCGATGC
Coding sequences:
- a CDS encoding potassium channel protein; this translates as MSLLKRLAIAIMALLSILCMGTVGFHYLEGWSFAESLYATVVTLSTVGYGDFIPHSGEGMMFTVFLIIVGVGTMLYTVGLITETMIEGRLNIILGKGRLEKMIKKMQDHYIICGCGRIGRLICRELAEEKVDFVVIDNDQEVIQRIEEEGYLHYKGDATQDKTLLAAGIKKAKGIICVLPSDAENLYVILTARELNQDIFILSRAGDEESEKRLLRAGANRVESPYMMGGMRMAMAILRPAMLDFVELTTMKQSLELRMDEIAICDSSSYIGKSLEDSQIRQKFGLIVVAVKKESGKMIFNPMAKYVLESNDKLIVLGEVENINLFTNTCLL